One window of the Rosa rugosa chromosome 3, drRosRugo1.1, whole genome shotgun sequence genome contains the following:
- the LOC133738180 gene encoding fatty-acid-binding protein 1 — MVSFRFPFSFSQPPNPTPATPSSATSRPFTAAVTLAAGAAAFAGVAAVTHTNPTNPFLQNALNFFLADRSLPLWGSLSLNDTPASVVDSKTGVSFPSVLDGTRRLLGIGLRRKRVLGLKNIDVYAYGIYADDIDVKKLLSKKYGKLSLSELKQNKEYNDVLLETDIGVTVRLQIVYGKLSIGSVRSAFEESVGTRLQKFGGSDNQELLQRFTSQFKDEIKIPRGSIIDLSREPGYVLRTTIDGNDVGSIQSKLLCKSILDLYIGEEPFDKQAKEDVKLNLASVLQE; from the exons ATGGTGTCATTCCGCTTCCCCTTCTCGTTTTCTCAGCCCCCAAATCCCACTCCAGCCACCCCTTCATCCGCCACCTCACGTCCCTTCACCGCCGCCGTAACCCTCGCCGCCGGCGCTGCCGCATTCGCCGGAGTCGCGGCCGTCACGCACACTAACCCCACGAACCCATTTCTCCAGAACGCACTGAATTTCTTCCTCGCCGATCGCTCGCTGCCGCTTTGGGGCTCGCTGTCCCTGAACGACACTCCGGCCTCCGTCGTCGATTCCAAGACGGGGGTGTCGTTTCCGTCGGTGCTGGACGGGACTCGGCGACTTCTGGGAATTGGGTTGAGGAGAAAACGCGTGCTGGGGTTGAAGAACATCGATGTGTATGCATATG GTATTTATGCTGATGATATAGACGTAAAGAAATTACTCAGcaaaaaatatgggaaattgtccCTTTCTGAACTCAAGCAAAACAAGGAGTATAATGATGTACTGCTGGAAACTGATATAGGTGTGACTGTTAGACTTCAAATAGTTTATGGCAAATTGAGCATCGGTTCTGTACGTAGTGCTTTTGAGGAGTCGGTAGGAACCAGACTTCAGAAGTTTGGGGGGTCAGATAATCAAGAATTGCTACAAAG ATTCACTTCTCAATTCAAAGATGAAATTAAAATACCACGAGGATCTATAATAGATCTGTCAAGGGAACCGGGCTATGTACTTCGAACAACCA TTGACGGAAATGATGTAGGAAGCATCCAAAGCAAACTCCTGTGTAAATCGATTCTGGATTTGTATATAGGTGAGGAACCATTTGATAAACAAGCCAAAGAAGATGTCAAGCTCAATTTGGCCTCTGTCCTTCAGGAGTAG
- the LOC133738179 gene encoding protein TIME FOR COFFEE isoform X2: protein MKVMERVGREARRSSMAAAATDGLSGRRERVSNKRRRGEESHERMDEEDCKVEVEDNMVLSQMSSSSSARRRNHMVVKVSKQDQPLKLIGVQVPRKARSASGKRSRENSSSGNDGVGKDQNLQKLSVEPRKKMKPTGVKNRPPKSLKSSSRTVEEEIEIEIAEVLFGLMKQSQSSRDSDSVESSPSNREDKDRYGIRNDSKTSISEQENSHVSDPELKNVSKENNSNAEAVEVESDQKPKMETSLPNWEPKSEDVSGSVELQKEEAKPLEVPELKSKREDKFEFDLMAPPPMEDSASDKLVAEAVLETLQDKKIEVITEKINENPNRDSGTKLQQQPKTIIPKLERTDWRSGLSATTLQPGNSSLSQSCAKTRCATHHYIARNIYLHQKVTNMNNLWPAAGGSAPLCGTKPDIVVGNPSLGSVSGQSAKESKDQSSEAAFIESSRSKKLVAQQSPSQPASAGNLMHGPTFKFSVEQNQASAAATSNPSGPLKYTELTNNASHFSHSALSTVAAANLSSPNMTFQEGPYLAINGYSFPISTPSGTTLAFQGGNSTQAVPSYNGPFYSNQMFHPSQLHQQQSHSQLQHQVRSIHQKNTGISTDSSLFHGQLESQQPQKTQFTSMQSQQSQKQYVPQSLQPCKPEGDINGGNTASSQAQRSVYGYGQNFAVPLQPMNFTMMPYVTFSGGGSGNHIEQSQQQDLKGVFGMSFASISGNKGTGKLLNFSSMSQNPAMYQTLPATQGAHQNHHHHVSERKTGSVSDNPDHDGSKAVTGRSTVQTLVFDNSATNLNFTTSNSHQQHLYQFQLQQQQPAMAAKSKAPKSAPVFSQALVQCNSSVQSPNNSGRSLTSQIPITTSAVNSFLQQQGRASQGQTLLSFGGSPKSSLAVPQGQLTNPSLLTT, encoded by the exons ATGAAGGTGATGGAGAGAGTCGGGAGAGAAGCGAGAAGGTCAAGCATGGCAGCTGCTGCAACTGATGGACTTTCCGGCCGCCGTGAGAGAGTGAGTAACAAGCGTAGGAGAGGAGAAGAGAGCCATGAACGCATGGATGAGGAAGATTGCAAGGTGGAGGTGGAAGACAATATGGTGCTTTCGCAGATGTCGTCATCATCATCGGCTCGCCGGAGAAACCATATGGTGGTGAAAGTCTCGAAGCAAGATCAGCCGTTGAAGTTGATCGGAGTTCAAGTTCCGAGGAAGGCTCGTTCAG CTTCAGGAAAACGGTCGCGTGAAAATAGTTCTTCAGGAAATGATGGGGTTGGGAAAGATCAGAATCTGCAGAAACTGAGCGTAGAACCGAGGAAGAAGATG AAACCAACTGGAGTCAAGAATCGACCTCCAAAATCGTTGAAATCGTCTTCTAGGACTGTAGAGGAGGAAATTGAGATTGAGATCGCCGAAGTTCTTTTCGGGTTGATGAAGCAATCTCAGAGCTCTAGGGATAGTGATAGTGTTGAAAGCTCTCCGTCAAACCGGGAAGATAAAGATAGATATGGCATTAGAAACGATTCTAAGACTTCAATCTCGGAACAGGAAAACAGCCATGTCTCTGATCCCGAGCTCAAAAATG TCTCCAAGGAGAACAATTCTAATGCAGAAGCAGTTGAAGTAGAAAGTGACCAGAagccaaaaatggaaacttctttgCCGAATTGGGAGCCGAAATCTGAAGATGTATCCGGGTCAGTAGAGTTGCAGAAGGAGGAAGCCAAGCCATTAGAGGTACCGGAGCTTAAAAGCAAGAGAGAGGACAAGTTTGAATTTGATCTCATG GCTCCTCCTCCTATGGAGGATTCAGCATCTGATAAACTTGTGGCGGAAGCTGTGCTTGAAACACTGCAAGACAAGAAGATAGAGGTAATCACGGAAAAGATAAATGAGAATCCAAACCGAGATAGTGGCACTAAATTACAACAGCAACCTAAGACTATCATTCCTAAACTGGAGAGAACTGACTGGCGAAGCGGTCTTTCAGCCACCACATTACAG CCCGGGAATTCATCTCTGTCTCAATCATGTGCTAAGACTAGATGCGCAACTCACCATTACATCGCTCGCAACATATACTTGCACCAGAAGGTTACAAATATGAACAATCTCTGGCCAGCAGCAGGTGGTTCTGCTCCTCTATGTGGCACCAAGCCAGACATAGTTGTTGGAAACCCTAGTCTAGGAAGCGTCTCAGGTCAGAGTGCAAAAGAATCAAAAGATCAAAGTTCTGAGGCTGCATTCATAGAATCATCAAGAAGCAAGAAGCTTGTGGCTCAACAATCTCCATCACAGCCGGCCTCTGCTGGTAATCTAATG CATGGACCTACTTTCAAATTCTCTGTGGAACAAAATCAAGCATCAGCTGCAGCAACCAGTAATCCATCTGGTCCTTTGAAATATACAGAGTTGACAAACAATGCATCACATTTTAGTCATTCAGCATTGTCAACAGTAGCTGCAGCAAACCTCAGTAGCCCGAATATGACATTCCAAGAAGGTCCGTACTTAGCAATTAATGGGTACTCATTCCCCATTTCAACTCCTTCAGGAACAACACTGGCATTTCAAGGAGGAAACTCTACTCAGGCAGTGCCTTCATACAATGGTCCTTTCTATTCAAATCAAATGTTTCACCCTTCTCAGCTTCATCAGCAACAGTCTCACTCGCAGTTGCAGCATCAAGTCCGATCAATCCATCAAAAGAACACGGGAATTTCAACCGATTCATCGTTGTTTCACGGGCAACTAGAGTCTCAGCAACCGCAGAAAACACAATTTACCAGTATGCAATCACAGCAGTCACAAAAGCAGTATGTGCCACAATCCCTTCAGCCTTGCAAGCCTGAGGGTGACATCAATGGGGGGAATACTGCATCTTCTCAGGCGCAACGTAGTGTTTATGGTTATGGGCAGAATTTTGCAGTGCCACTTCAACCCATGAACTTTACCATGATGCCCTATGTAACATTTAGTGGTGGTGGCAGTGGAAATCACATTGAGCAATCACAACAACAGGACTTAAAGGGTGTCTTTGGCATGTCATTTGCCTCCATCAGTGGAAATAAGGGTACAGGTAAACTCCTGAACTTTTCATCCATGTCACAAAATCCAGCAATGTATCAAACCCTTCCAGCAACCCAAGGTGCACACCAAAACCATCATCACCATGTATCCGAAAGGAAGACTGGAAGCGTTTCCGACAATCCTGATCATGATGGGTCAAAAGCTGTTACTGGGAGGTCAACAGTGCAGACCCTTGTTTTTGATAATTCAGCAACAAATCTCAACTTCACAACCTCGAATTCTCATCAACAGCACCTCTACCAGTTTCAGCTTCAGCAGCAGCAACCTGCTATGGCAGCTAAGAGTAAAGCACCAAAGAGCGCTCCTGTCTTCTCACAAGCTCTAGTACAGTGCAATTCTTCTGTCCAATCTCCTAACAACTCCGGAAGATCATTGACTTCCCAAATTCCGATTACAACTTCAGCAGTCAATAGTTTTCTTCAACAACAAGGAAGAGCTTCACAAGGTCAGACTCTTCTATCTTTTGGAGGAAGCCCTAAATCGTCCTTAGCAGTACCACAAGGTCAACTCACTAACCCTAGTTTGCTGACGACTTGA
- the LOC133738179 gene encoding protein TIME FOR COFFEE isoform X1 — protein sequence MKWYSYDYKAIKNRAETEHMKVMERVGREARRSSMAAAATDGLSGRRERVSNKRRRGEESHERMDEEDCKVEVEDNMVLSQMSSSSSARRRNHMVVKVSKQDQPLKLIGVQVPRKARSASGKRSRENSSSGNDGVGKDQNLQKLSVEPRKKMKPTGVKNRPPKSLKSSSRTVEEEIEIEIAEVLFGLMKQSQSSRDSDSVESSPSNREDKDRYGIRNDSKTSISEQENSHVSDPELKNVSKENNSNAEAVEVESDQKPKMETSLPNWEPKSEDVSGSVELQKEEAKPLEVPELKSKREDKFEFDLMAPPPMEDSASDKLVAEAVLETLQDKKIEVITEKINENPNRDSGTKLQQQPKTIIPKLERTDWRSGLSATTLQPGNSSLSQSCAKTRCATHHYIARNIYLHQKVTNMNNLWPAAGGSAPLCGTKPDIVVGNPSLGSVSGQSAKESKDQSSEAAFIESSRSKKLVAQQSPSQPASAGNLMHGPTFKFSVEQNQASAAATSNPSGPLKYTELTNNASHFSHSALSTVAAANLSSPNMTFQEGPYLAINGYSFPISTPSGTTLAFQGGNSTQAVPSYNGPFYSNQMFHPSQLHQQQSHSQLQHQVRSIHQKNTGISTDSSLFHGQLESQQPQKTQFTSMQSQQSQKQYVPQSLQPCKPEGDINGGNTASSQAQRSVYGYGQNFAVPLQPMNFTMMPYVTFSGGGSGNHIEQSQQQDLKGVFGMSFASISGNKGTGKLLNFSSMSQNPAMYQTLPATQGAHQNHHHHVSERKTGSVSDNPDHDGSKAVTGRSTVQTLVFDNSATNLNFTTSNSHQQHLYQFQLQQQQPAMAAKSKAPKSAPVFSQALVQCNSSVQSPNNSGRSLTSQIPITTSAVNSFLQQQGRASQGQTLLSFGGSPKSSLAVPQGQLTNPSLLTT from the exons ATGAAATGGTATTCTTATGACTATAAAGCTATTAAAAACAGAGCAGAAACAGAGCATATGAAGGTGATGGAGAGAGTCGGGAGAGAAGCGAGAAGGTCAAGCATGGCAGCTGCTGCAACTGATGGACTTTCCGGCCGCCGTGAGAGAGTGAGTAACAAGCGTAGGAGAGGAGAAGAGAGCCATGAACGCATGGATGAGGAAGATTGCAAGGTGGAGGTGGAAGACAATATGGTGCTTTCGCAGATGTCGTCATCATCATCGGCTCGCCGGAGAAACCATATGGTGGTGAAAGTCTCGAAGCAAGATCAGCCGTTGAAGTTGATCGGAGTTCAAGTTCCGAGGAAGGCTCGTTCAG CTTCAGGAAAACGGTCGCGTGAAAATAGTTCTTCAGGAAATGATGGGGTTGGGAAAGATCAGAATCTGCAGAAACTGAGCGTAGAACCGAGGAAGAAGATG AAACCAACTGGAGTCAAGAATCGACCTCCAAAATCGTTGAAATCGTCTTCTAGGACTGTAGAGGAGGAAATTGAGATTGAGATCGCCGAAGTTCTTTTCGGGTTGATGAAGCAATCTCAGAGCTCTAGGGATAGTGATAGTGTTGAAAGCTCTCCGTCAAACCGGGAAGATAAAGATAGATATGGCATTAGAAACGATTCTAAGACTTCAATCTCGGAACAGGAAAACAGCCATGTCTCTGATCCCGAGCTCAAAAATG TCTCCAAGGAGAACAATTCTAATGCAGAAGCAGTTGAAGTAGAAAGTGACCAGAagccaaaaatggaaacttctttgCCGAATTGGGAGCCGAAATCTGAAGATGTATCCGGGTCAGTAGAGTTGCAGAAGGAGGAAGCCAAGCCATTAGAGGTACCGGAGCTTAAAAGCAAGAGAGAGGACAAGTTTGAATTTGATCTCATG GCTCCTCCTCCTATGGAGGATTCAGCATCTGATAAACTTGTGGCGGAAGCTGTGCTTGAAACACTGCAAGACAAGAAGATAGAGGTAATCACGGAAAAGATAAATGAGAATCCAAACCGAGATAGTGGCACTAAATTACAACAGCAACCTAAGACTATCATTCCTAAACTGGAGAGAACTGACTGGCGAAGCGGTCTTTCAGCCACCACATTACAG CCCGGGAATTCATCTCTGTCTCAATCATGTGCTAAGACTAGATGCGCAACTCACCATTACATCGCTCGCAACATATACTTGCACCAGAAGGTTACAAATATGAACAATCTCTGGCCAGCAGCAGGTGGTTCTGCTCCTCTATGTGGCACCAAGCCAGACATAGTTGTTGGAAACCCTAGTCTAGGAAGCGTCTCAGGTCAGAGTGCAAAAGAATCAAAAGATCAAAGTTCTGAGGCTGCATTCATAGAATCATCAAGAAGCAAGAAGCTTGTGGCTCAACAATCTCCATCACAGCCGGCCTCTGCTGGTAATCTAATG CATGGACCTACTTTCAAATTCTCTGTGGAACAAAATCAAGCATCAGCTGCAGCAACCAGTAATCCATCTGGTCCTTTGAAATATACAGAGTTGACAAACAATGCATCACATTTTAGTCATTCAGCATTGTCAACAGTAGCTGCAGCAAACCTCAGTAGCCCGAATATGACATTCCAAGAAGGTCCGTACTTAGCAATTAATGGGTACTCATTCCCCATTTCAACTCCTTCAGGAACAACACTGGCATTTCAAGGAGGAAACTCTACTCAGGCAGTGCCTTCATACAATGGTCCTTTCTATTCAAATCAAATGTTTCACCCTTCTCAGCTTCATCAGCAACAGTCTCACTCGCAGTTGCAGCATCAAGTCCGATCAATCCATCAAAAGAACACGGGAATTTCAACCGATTCATCGTTGTTTCACGGGCAACTAGAGTCTCAGCAACCGCAGAAAACACAATTTACCAGTATGCAATCACAGCAGTCACAAAAGCAGTATGTGCCACAATCCCTTCAGCCTTGCAAGCCTGAGGGTGACATCAATGGGGGGAATACTGCATCTTCTCAGGCGCAACGTAGTGTTTATGGTTATGGGCAGAATTTTGCAGTGCCACTTCAACCCATGAACTTTACCATGATGCCCTATGTAACATTTAGTGGTGGTGGCAGTGGAAATCACATTGAGCAATCACAACAACAGGACTTAAAGGGTGTCTTTGGCATGTCATTTGCCTCCATCAGTGGAAATAAGGGTACAGGTAAACTCCTGAACTTTTCATCCATGTCACAAAATCCAGCAATGTATCAAACCCTTCCAGCAACCCAAGGTGCACACCAAAACCATCATCACCATGTATCCGAAAGGAAGACTGGAAGCGTTTCCGACAATCCTGATCATGATGGGTCAAAAGCTGTTACTGGGAGGTCAACAGTGCAGACCCTTGTTTTTGATAATTCAGCAACAAATCTCAACTTCACAACCTCGAATTCTCATCAACAGCACCTCTACCAGTTTCAGCTTCAGCAGCAGCAACCTGCTATGGCAGCTAAGAGTAAAGCACCAAAGAGCGCTCCTGTCTTCTCACAAGCTCTAGTACAGTGCAATTCTTCTGTCCAATCTCCTAACAACTCCGGAAGATCATTGACTTCCCAAATTCCGATTACAACTTCAGCAGTCAATAGTTTTCTTCAACAACAAGGAAGAGCTTCACAAGGTCAGACTCTTCTATCTTTTGGAGGAAGCCCTAAATCGTCCTTAGCAGTACCACAAGGTCAACTCACTAACCCTAGTTTGCTGACGACTTGA
- the LOC133738555 gene encoding ribosome-recycling factor, chloroplastic: MASHFSPATPARSILQPKLNPPKALLSIRDSYGGARAWKKCQPSTVNVCSWSSAASYVTPPGGAAKFSGNPIVVKKQLLQKRAGTVRAATIEEIEAEKSVIEKDAKGRMEKTIETVRSNFNSIRTGRASPAMLDKIEVDYYGSPVGLKSLAQISSPDGTSLLISPYDKSSLKSIEKAIVASDLGMTPNNDGEVIRLTLPQLTSDRRKELTKVVSKQAEEGKVALRNIRRDTLKAYEKLQKEKKLSEDTLKDFSSDLQKWTDEYVKKLDTISKQKEKELLKV; this comes from the exons ATGGCGTCCCATTTCTCTCCTGCGACTCCTGCACGGTCCATCCTCCAACCCAAGCTAAACCCTCCCAAAGCCCTCCTCTCCATTCGAG aTTCTTATGGCGGTGCACGGGCTTGGAAGAAATGCCAGCCCAGTACTGTTAATGTGTGCTCATGGAGCTCAGCTGCTAGTTATGTGACACCTCCGGGAGGCGCTGCTAAGTTTTCTGGCAATCCCATTGTTGTGAAGAAGCAATTGTTGCAAAAGAG AGCTGGAACGGTAAGGGCAGCTACTATTGAAGAAATAGAAGCGGAGAAGTCTGTGATCGAAAAAGATGCT AAAGGCAGGATGGAAAAGACTATTGAAACGGTACGATCCAATTTCAATTCTATTAGGACAGGGAGGGCAAGCCCAGCCATGCTGGACAAGATTGAG GTTGACTATTATGGAAGTCCAGTTGGCTTGAAGAGCCTTGCTCAAATTAGTTCTCCTGATGGAACTTCCCTATTGATTTCGCCATACGATAAATCCAG CTTAAAGTCTATTGAGAAGGCCATAGTTGCCTCTGATCTTGGCATGACTCCAAATAATGATGGAGAAGTGATACGGCTGACCCTGCCTCAACTCACATCAGATAGACGGAAG gAATTGACTAAAGTTGTATCAAAACAAGCTGAAGAAGGGAAG GTAGCATTGAGGAACATAAGAAGGGATACTTTAAAAGCTTATGAAAAACTTCAGAAG GAAAAGAAGCTCTCTGAGGATACTCTCAAGGACTTTTCAAGTGATTTGCAG AAATGGACAGATGAGTATGTGAAGAAGCTTGATACCATATCCAAACAGAAAGAGAAG GAATTGCTGAAGGTTTAG